In the genome of Syntrophomonadaceae bacterium, the window GTTGCATTCACAGCACAACTGAGCCGGTTTTAGCTGATTAAAATCCCCCGGATTATAGCTTAAGGCCCGGACCATTTTATGGGGCTCGATATTGTGCCCCAAAAGGTAGCGGGGACACAAGTCGGTGCACATGCGACACTGCTCGCAGGCTGTTCTGCTGATCAGCCTTGCCTGGGAAAAGCTAATCGATTTTTTGCGAATAAGAAAATGGTCCTTTTTAAGCAAGATATAGCCTTTACTTTTTTTAGTGACATGGCCATCCATATTATTCATGACCACACCCATCATTGGGCCGCCATCGATCACGGCGTAGTCATCCACCTTCTCTATTCCGCATTGTTTAAAGAGATCCCTGACAGCTACACCCACCGGGACTTTAACTGTCATCGGTTTGGGAATATCTCCGGCGATGGTGAGATAGGTTTCCGTAACCGGCTGCCCTGCCATGGCCTGAAATATATTCAACGCTGTCTCCGGATTGATCACCACACAGCCCACTTGCAGGGGGATAGTTGCTTCCGGAACTATCCTTTTGGTCAATTCGTGCACCAGCACCTGTTCGTCGCCCGCGGGATAGATATCCCGCAGCTCCATTACAGCCAGATAATTTGCCAGGCCTAAAGCGGCAATCCTTTCCCGCAGAAGCGTGACAGTTTCCTTATGCTTGCCTTTAATCCCAATAATGGCTTTGCTGGCCCCGATATACCTGCCCGCAGCCGTGAGGCCGCTGATGATCGCCTCAGGAAATTGCCGCATTAACAGCTGGTCAACCCTGAGCAAAGGTTCGCATTCAGCCCCGTTTAGCAAGATATACTCTGCTTTGGCAGCAAGCTTGGCATGAGTGGGAAATCCGGCCCCTCCGGCCCCAATAACCCCTGCCTCCTTGACCATATTCAGCAGATCCAAGTTATTGCACCCCCAGCTTAAAACGTGCAGTCTTCATCGATGATTCCTACTATAATGGCATCAACCGGCGCGTCATCCCGGTCCAGCATTTTGCGGGCCGAGCTGCCGGTGCAGACCAACACGCGCTCGCCAATACCAGCACCAATTGTATCCGCAGCAATCAATAGCCGCCCGGCATCAATTCCGCCGATCACCTCCACCAGCATGAACTTCAGGCCTTTCAGGGACTCGGCTTTTCTTGTGGCCCAGATATTATCAATTACCTTGGCTGTGATCATCAAACATCACCTTTTTTCCTGCTTCAATTTATATTGAATCTCCTTGATCGCTGCCTCAACCGATGCCGTATCGCCAAAGACGGCGATCATGATCAGATTCTGCGGGCAAGAGCCTTTGATATCTTCTACTGTCACCCCCGCCGCCTTTTCGGCGATATCGGCGGCAAAAACCATATCAATCAGCCGCCCCTGGATCAGACCTACAGCATCATAATTGCTGACGGGAGTTGTTGGCAGCGAGCCTTTGCGGCGCAAAAGCATCTCCATGGCCCCCTTGGAAGGGGATTTTATGATGCGGTACTCCATTGACAAAATCCCTCCTAGCTAGAGGATCTCCCTCGTGCAGTTAAGCGCGATCCCCAGAGGTGTCACAAACATCGGATTCTTTGGCTTATAGGTGGGGAGACTGGTCTTATTTGCGATAATCTTTTCAATCCCCTCCAGGCAACAGGTCCCGCCTACCAGATAGATCTCCTTGACCGGGTATTTACCGGTATGGCGGGTGATAATAGAGGAGACTTTTTCAATAACTGGCAACAATACGGGCGTCAGTTCCCGGTGGTTTTTGCTGTCCCGCTTGTAGAGCTCTGCCTCTTCAAAGCTTAGTTTGTAAGCGCCGGCAATGACCAGAGAAAAGTGGGTGCCGCCGGTAGGCTCATCCGCCACATATATCACCTTGCCGTCTTTAAAGATGGCAATTCCTGTGGTACCGCCCCCGACATCGACTATCACACCGTCTTCAATCCGGAGCACAGCATTTGCTGCCGTCGGCTCATCCAACAGACTGGTAATTTCGAAACCAGCCCCCTGTACAACATGTTTGATGGTGCCGGAATCAAGTTCGAAGGTCCCCGGGGGAAGGGCAGCAGCAGCATAAATCAGATCGACGCCAAGCTTATTTTCCAGCTCTTGCTTTAATTCTTTGACAATGCGGATGGCGCCGATATAGTCCACGACCATGCCGTCTTTAACCACGCCGGCGTAACGATAGGCCCCCGCAACCGGCCGGTAGTTCTCATCTAACACCGCCAGAACAACATAGGTTGTCCCCAGGTCTACACCGGTATAATAGACAGAGGATTGATGCAGTTTCGGCTCTTTTATCGCTTGTTCAAAGTCTCGCACCAGTTCCTCGCAATAACTAAAGCGCTCGCCAGCCATAACTTTCCTCCTCTGCTTTTTAAGGAATGGGGACACACCTGCTGAAGCTTTGGCTATTCTTTTGGGACAGGAATGTCCCCGAATAATGGAATGGGGACACACCATTCAGGAGGCAGGTGGCAGGAGGTAGGAGCCGGAATGTTTGGGTAACAAAGCCGTTTACCCATCATGTCTCCAGCTTCTTGTTTCTTCCTGTTCCTGCTTTTAACCTCTTGCCTCTTGAACTGGACAGGAATGTCCCCGAATAATGGAATGGGGACACACCTGCTGAAGTCTGGGCTATTTTTTTGGGACAGGAATGTCCCCAATTAAGAATTCGCCGCCTGTTCAGGTACGGGTAATTTTTGCAGGCGTGAAGCCTAACAGCTTCTCTAAAATGTCATTGATGGCAATCATGGCCGCCTCTACGCTTGCCACATCACCGGTTATGATCAGCGCCCCGGTAAAGCGATCAAGAAAGCCGATCTCGGCGCTGGATGCTTTGGTAGCAATATCTGCGGCAATGATCGCCGCCTCGTTGGGTGTCAGGGTTGCAATCCCAATGGCACCCTTTTCTTCCATCCCCAAGCTTTCATAGATGTCCTTGGCCGGGGCGGCAATGATATGGGCCAGGGTGACTTGCTTGCCTGGCACAGATTCCTGGATTATTCTTTTCATGTCAAATTCTCCGGCTCCGCCCATAATAGCCCCCCCATTGTTGACAAAAAGCCACTAATGCCTGATTATATCAGCCTGGAAACCACTGTCTTTAAAGTGTTTTGCGATTTCGTCCAATTCTTCATCATTCAAGCTCAAATCCCCGGTAATAGCGTATTCCATGTCCAACTGCCTGTATTTGTTGATGCCCAATTTGTGATAGGGCAGCAAATCGATGCCGTGAAAGTTCCTGTAACTCTGAAAAGACTTCAGGAATTCGATGGTTTTATTAATAGTTTCTTCACTGCTGTTTAACCCTTTAACTAGCGGCATCCTGACTTTAGTTGCAAAACCGCGGCGGATCATCTCCTTAAAGTTATCCAGTATGCGCTCATTGCGCACTCCTGTTAACTCAAGATGCCGGTCAGAATCAATGTGTTTTAGATCATACAACAGCAAATCGGCAAATTTAGCCATCATCACCAAGGATTCCAGTTTGGCGTAGCCGGAAGTTTCGATAGCTGTGTGGATTCCTTCCCGCCGGCATTCCATCAATAAATTTGCGGCAAACTCCGGCTGCATAGCCGGGTCCCCTCCCCCAAGGGTTACTCCTCCGCCAGAGTTCAGGTAAAAGAGTTCGTCCTGGCGGATGATCTCCAATGCTTCTGAAATAGTTATATCCTGACCAACAACAGCCAGTGCCTGTTTAGGACATATAGCTTCACATTTCCGGCAGCCGCTGCAGTCAATGCTGCGGTTTTGTCTGTGCCTTGTCCCTTCAGCGGGCAGCTTTGCCTGGTCTAAGAAGTAGTGAATGTTAAGGGGACAGACAGGAATACAGTTGCCACAGTCGATGCAAAGCTTTTCTTTGAACATGACCTGATATTTTTTCACCAATCCTTCCGGATTAGAGCACCATTGACATCTTAAGGGGCAACCCTTAAAGAATACCAGGGTTCTGATGCCCGGCCCATCATAGATGGAGTATTTCTGGATATTAAAGATTCTTGCTTTGCGTTCCAGTAAGCCGCTGTTTTTAATCATTTCCGTGTTCGTTTCCCCTGTCCCCTCTTGATTTTACGTCTGCTAAAAAGCTACTGCTGCTTCCACTCCCTGGGGAGATATTTAGCCAGAAGCATTTTGCCTTCGTCATTGATCGAATAGTAAACAACCAATTCTCCCTTGCTGTCTATAACCTCATCCTTGTCATCAATGATAAAATTTGCTTTCATTGATAATAGATGATCCAAAATAGCCTCTTTGGTGAACTGTTTTTCCTTCCCATATTCCGGCTTAAGTGCCTGCAGCACATCTTCAGCACTGGCTTTACTGACAGTTGCAAGGTAATGCAGGATCCTGAATCTGAGGGGCAATAAAGTTGCTTTCATTATGACTTCCCGCCCTTCTTGAATAATTCCTTCGGGTCAACCGCCACAAGAGCTGCGCCAATCATAATCAATACGCTGCCGATCACCAGGTTTTGCGTGAGGGTTAAACTCATGAACAGGACTGAGAAAACAACGCCCCACATTACATAAGTCCCGTTTAGCACTACCCCTTTTGCGACACCGATCATGTTGTTTGCCTTATACCAGGCCAGATAAGATGCCGCCGAGGCTAAAGCAGCAAGAGCAAAGACCCCCAAGGCATTAGGCAGGGTCACAACCTGAGATGCGACACCCCAACCACCAACAAACGGTAACACAAAAACGAACATGACCAGGCCGGAGGTCAGTTGCCGGATATTGATCGCCACCTTCGGGTCAACCATGTTCATGCCGAATACTGATAAGACAGCCTCCGAGCCCCAGCCAAAGGCTGCCAGGGAAGCAAAGATCAGTCCCAAGTAAAAGACGGAGCTTACAGTTCCTTCCGGCGGCACATATGAGATAACAATGGCCCCGGCAATTGAAAGGGCAATGCCAAGCCAAACCCTTGGGATAATAACTTGCTTAAGGAATATCCGGGAAAGTATCGCCCCGACAACTGGATATAACGCTGTGATGGGCAGGGCGTAAGCAGGGCCCGCCATTGAAATGCCCATCAGGTATCCGCCCATGGCAATTGGCCCGCCCAGCAGGGCGGCTACACAAACCATCAGACCGGGAAAAGTCTTCAGGGTACGCCATATTTCCTGAACCCGGCCAGCCACGCCATTGTAAGCCAAAAGCCACAAGCCCGCGATAAAGTCGCTGAAGAAAGCCGCCGCCAGTGGGAGAGCAAACACGTAAGCTTTTTCATCCAGGACTGGCACCAGACCCAAGGCTATCCCCAGGAGCACGCTGTTCATTCCCCAGGTACAACCGCTGAAAAGACCGGTAAAGATACCCTTTTTGGCGAAATTGCTGTTCAGCCTTTCTTTCATCAACACTGCTGATAAGTTGCCCGACGATTGCATTTACTTTTGCCTCCTCATTAATTTAATCCCACAGGAAATCTACTCAAAACGATCCAGGACAGTTCTGCTGATAATTTCGTCCTGCACCTCCTTGCAGAGCTCTACAAAATAGGCGCTGTACCCGGCCACGCGAATAATCAAATCCCGGTACTTGTCTGGCTCTCTTTGGGCTTTCTTTAAAACCTCGTTATCCACATAGCTGAATTGCATTTGACCATTGCCAAGGACAGAAGCAGTCCTCAGCAAGGTAATCAGCCCGTTTTCGCCTTCCGGCGTTTCCAGGATCCCGCGCAGCAACTTAAAGTTGTGGACCATGCCTATATTCATGGATTCGTTACTAAGCTTGCTCACCGATTTTATAATGGCTGTGGGGCCCAATTTATCGGCGCCCTGGGTCGGGCTGATGCCGTCTGAAAGCGGGGCCCAAGCCAGGCGTCCGTTTGGAGTAGCGCCGGTTAATGCGCCAAAAGGAGTGTTATTGGAAATAGACACTGTTCCATGCGAAAAATTAGCGTATAACATCCGATAGGAGTTGTGCGTCCGCTCCGTCCAGGTGATCAGGTCTGCGGCGATTGCATCCACATAGTCGTCATCGTTTCCGTATTTGGGCGCATTCAGGCAGTCTGTCCGCAGGCTATCGTAGCCGGCAAAGTTAGCAGCCAAAGCGTCCCGGATTTGTTTCAGGGTATACTTCTTTTCATCAAAAACCAGTTTCTTGATGGCAGCCATTGAATCTGTATAAGTGCCCAGGCCTGAAAAGATGAGGCCGGGACCACAGTTCACCAAGGCGCCGCCGCCGGTAACATCAACTCCTTTTTCCATGCAGCCTTCCACCAGCAAGGACATCAGCGGCTTGGGAGCCAGGTCCCTGTGCACCCGCTGGCTGATGATAGTCCCAATGGCAGATAAACGGATAATGTGCTCAATTTGTTTCTTGCAGGCAGCGTCAAATTCTTCATAGGTCTTGATATTCTCCAGATCGCCCGTGTCCAGTCCCTCCATCGTCCCCCGCCACTTCATGATGCCACGGTTAAAAACAAATTCGATGGCGATGGGCCATTGGGTATAGCCGGTTGAAGTCCATTGATAAATTCTGCCGGATTTTTGCGGTTCAACGCAGCCCATCAGGCAATAATCCCTGGCGTCTTCAATCGAGAATCCTTTGGCCAGCATCATTTTGATATGGGTATCGTCAAAGTGACAGGCGGGAAACCCTAATCCTGCCTTTACCACTTCCACAATTTTCTTCAGGTATGCTTGCGGTGATTTATTGTGAATCCGGCAGGCCAGGGACGGTTGATACATCCTCACCAAACGGACAGCGTCCATGATGAGATAAGTCAGGTCATTGGTCGCATCGCCACCGGTTCTTTTCTGCCCGCCGATAGTTAAATTGATAAAGGGCTGATAGCCGGCAAAATACTTGGCGCCGGTTTCACTGGACAGCCACATCACTTCCGAGCATTTGATTATAAAACAGCAAAGCAACTCAAAGGCTTCCAGCTTGTTGATCCGGCCAGATTCCAGATCAGCCTTGAACATGGGATAAATATATTGGTCCAACCGCCCAAGAGAGATGCCGGTTTGGTTCTCTTCCACCACAAAAAGCGATTCCAGTGTCCAGACCGACTGCAACGCCTCATGGAAGGTGCGGGGCGGATTTGCCGGCACGTTGGTTAGAATTTCAGCAATCTGGGCCAGTTCTTTTTGCCTTGCTTGATCTTGTTCTTTGGCGGAAAGCTCTCTGGCATAATCAGAAAGCCGTCTGGCATATGCTAAAATACCATCACAAGTTTCAATCTGTGCCTTGTAAAAATAAATCTTATCCAGGTCGTCCGGGTTCTCCATGGAGAGCTTGCAGAGCCTTTCGACGGCTTCCTGCCTTACACCGCTAATCCCTTTTTTAACCAGGATAACATCAAACCCCGGGCAGGTATCTCCTCCCCCATTTATTTGATGGTAAGACAGATCACTGACATAGGACTCGCCGGAAAATGACCAGAGCCCAGCTTCTGTATACTGCTCTTGGCACACCTCGTCCACGCTTTTGCCTTCCCAGTAAGGGAAAATTTCCTCGCGCAGTATCCGCTTGTCTTCCTCACTGACTTGAAAGGGATCCTGGGGTCTTTTGGCCATGGTATCCAGTTCATCCCGAATCCATCTCCAGGCAATATCTGGGGATACAGCTCCGGCTCTCGGTTTGCCGCAAGGGTGCCCGACAATTAACTCATCTTTTTGAATCAGCAAAGGAGCTGTCTCACAGGCTTTACGGAAGCATTTAGCCCGTAAAAGCATCTTGGGCAAGCCTGGATTCTCCTTGGTCACTTGGGTAAAAGCCCTGGCCCGGTAGGTGCTGATGCTGGGCTTAACTTTTAAATAATTGGTGCGCAACCGCTCCAATCTAGGCGTTAGCCCGGTTATTTCCCCCTCGAACCTGGGCGATTTCGCCAGTTCATTCGCTGCCGGACTATTTGCGGACAATTCCATGGCAATCCCCTGAAACA includes:
- a CDS encoding 4Fe-4S dicluster domain-containing protein — encoded protein: MDLLNMVKEAGVIGAGGAGFPTHAKLAAKAEYILLNGAECEPLLRVDQLLMRQFPEAIISGLTAAGRYIGASKAIIGIKGKHKETVTLLRERIAALGLANYLAVMELRDIYPAGDEQVLVHELTKRIVPEATIPLQVGCVVINPETALNIFQAMAGQPVTETYLTIAGDIPKPMTVKVPVGVAVRDLFKQCGIEKVDDYAVIDGGPMMGVVMNNMDGHVTKKSKGYILLKKDHFLIRKKSISFSQARLISRTACEQCRMCTDLCPRYLLGHNIEPHKMVRALSYNPGDFNQLKPAQLCCECNACELFACQANLYPRTVNAQYKQKLAEQGIKYQPSQKEYTTLTAREDRLIPTKRLIARLGLYSFDKPAPLTKVKFRVKTVSISLGQHLGAPAIPVVSAGDQVKAGQLIGKIPENSLGAQVHASLNGTVIETKDNAILIRVG
- a CDS encoding EutN/CcmL family microcompartment protein; this encodes MITAKVIDNIWATRKAESLKGLKFMLVEVIGGIDAGRLLIAADTIGAGIGERVLVCTGSSARKMLDRDDAPVDAIIVGIIDEDCTF
- a CDS encoding BMC domain-containing protein, coding for MEYRIIKSPSKGAMEMLLRRKGSLPTTPVSNYDAVGLIQGRLIDMVFAADIAEKAAGVTVEDIKGSCPQNLIMIAVFGDTASVEAAIKEIQYKLKQEKR
- the eutJ gene encoding ethanolamine utilization protein EutJ, with the protein product MAGERFSYCEELVRDFEQAIKEPKLHQSSVYYTGVDLGTTYVVLAVLDENYRPVAGAYRYAGVVKDGMVVDYIGAIRIVKELKQELENKLGVDLIYAAAALPPGTFELDSGTIKHVVQGAGFEITSLLDEPTAANAVLRIEDGVIVDVGGGTTGIAIFKDGKVIYVADEPTGGTHFSLVIAGAYKLSFEEAELYKRDSKNHRELTPVLLPVIEKVSSIITRHTGKYPVKEIYLVGGTCCLEGIEKIIANKTSLPTYKPKNPMFVTPLGIALNCTREIL
- a CDS encoding BMC domain-containing protein — encoded protein: MGGAGEFDMKRIIQESVPGKQVTLAHIIAAPAKDIYESLGMEEKGAIGIATLTPNEAAIIAADIATKASSAEIGFLDRFTGALIITGDVASVEAAMIAINDILEKLLGFTPAKITRT
- the cutD gene encoding choline TMA-lyase-activating enzyme, whose amino-acid sequence is MIKNSGLLERKARIFNIQKYSIYDGPGIRTLVFFKGCPLRCQWCSNPEGLVKKYQVMFKEKLCIDCGNCIPVCPLNIHYFLDQAKLPAEGTRHRQNRSIDCSGCRKCEAICPKQALAVVGQDITISEALEIIRQDELFYLNSGGGVTLGGGDPAMQPEFAANLLMECRREGIHTAIETSGYAKLESLVMMAKFADLLLYDLKHIDSDRHLELTGVRNERILDNFKEMIRRGFATKVRMPLVKGLNSSEETINKTIEFLKSFQSYRNFHGIDLLPYHKLGINKYRQLDMEYAITGDLSLNDEELDEIAKHFKDSGFQADIIRH
- a CDS encoding DMT family transporter; the protein is MQSSGNLSAVLMKERLNSNFAKKGIFTGLFSGCTWGMNSVLLGIALGLVPVLDEKAYVFALPLAAAFFSDFIAGLWLLAYNGVAGRVQEIWRTLKTFPGLMVCVAALLGGPIAMGGYLMGISMAGPAYALPITALYPVVGAILSRIFLKQVIIPRVWLGIALSIAGAIVISYVPPEGTVSSVFYLGLIFASLAAFGWGSEAVLSVFGMNMVDPKVAINIRQLTSGLVMFVFVLPFVGGWGVASQVVTLPNALGVFALAALASAASYLAWYKANNMIGVAKGVVLNGTYVMWGVVFSVLFMSLTLTQNLVIGSVLIMIGAALVAVDPKELFKKGGKS
- the cutC gene encoding choline trimethylamine-lyase: MDTQEFTKRFADATKHLSPEEKAAVLKLFQGIAMELSANSPAANELAKSPRFEGEITGLTPRLERLRTNYLKVKPSISTYRARAFTQVTKENPGLPKMLLRAKCFRKACETAPLLIQKDELIVGHPCGKPRAGAVSPDIAWRWIRDELDTMAKRPQDPFQVSEEDKRILREEIFPYWEGKSVDEVCQEQYTEAGLWSFSGESYVSDLSYHQINGGGDTCPGFDVILVKKGISGVRQEAVERLCKLSMENPDDLDKIYFYKAQIETCDGILAYARRLSDYARELSAKEQDQARQKELAQIAEILTNVPANPPRTFHEALQSVWTLESLFVVEENQTGISLGRLDQYIYPMFKADLESGRINKLEAFELLCCFIIKCSEVMWLSSETGAKYFAGYQPFINLTIGGQKRTGGDATNDLTYLIMDAVRLVRMYQPSLACRIHNKSPQAYLKKIVEVVKAGLGFPACHFDDTHIKMMLAKGFSIEDARDYCLMGCVEPQKSGRIYQWTSTGYTQWPIAIEFVFNRGIMKWRGTMEGLDTGDLENIKTYEEFDAACKKQIEHIIRLSAIGTIISQRVHRDLAPKPLMSLLVEGCMEKGVDVTGGGALVNCGPGLIFSGLGTYTDSMAAIKKLVFDEKKYTLKQIRDALAANFAGYDSLRTDCLNAPKYGNDDDYVDAIAADLITWTERTHNSYRMLYANFSHGTVSISNNTPFGALTGATPNGRLAWAPLSDGISPTQGADKLGPTAIIKSVSKLSNESMNIGMVHNFKLLRGILETPEGENGLITLLRTASVLGNGQMQFSYVDNEVLKKAQREPDKYRDLIIRVAGYSAYFVELCKEVQDEIISRTVLDRFE